Proteins encoded within one genomic window of Spirulina major PCC 6313:
- a CDS encoding lysophospholipid acyltransferase family protein: MDSRLFADLPLVLSQGLLSSLGIAIQVDHRERCPKTGPVLVISNHRSLLDAPLIMAAIARPVRFACHHYMSHVPLFKDLVAAYGAFPLDAPHTNPPQFRQQAIAFLQAGQVVGLFPEGGEPMVTLSSPQAIQGFHRGFAHLAYQAPVPLAVLPIAIASRRETCNPRFAPFSIFHFFAPDEPLFDRPGWHPSVQYQQVKITVGRPLWITPETRQQYHGRAGVRLAKTLTRTCHAEIAQLLHDSYA; this comes from the coding sequence ATGGATTCTCGACTGTTTGCCGATCTTCCCCTCGTATTATCCCAAGGACTGTTATCGAGCTTGGGGATTGCGATCCAGGTTGACCATCGGGAACGCTGCCCCAAAACTGGCCCAGTTTTGGTGATCAGTAACCATCGCAGTTTGCTCGATGCGCCATTGATCATGGCGGCGATCGCCCGTCCGGTGCGGTTTGCCTGTCATCACTACATGAGCCACGTGCCCCTATTTAAAGACCTCGTGGCGGCCTACGGAGCCTTTCCCCTTGATGCCCCCCATACCAATCCTCCCCAGTTTCGTCAGCAAGCGATCGCCTTCCTCCAAGCGGGGCAAGTGGTGGGACTTTTTCCCGAAGGGGGCGAGCCGATGGTGACCCTCTCCTCACCCCAGGCCATACAAGGGTTTCATCGTGGTTTTGCCCATCTGGCCTATCAAGCTCCTGTCCCCTTGGCGGTGCTGCCGATCGCGATCGCCTCCCGGCGCGAAACCTGCAACCCCCGCTTTGCCCCCTTCTCAATCTTTCATTTTTTCGCCCCCGACGAACCCCTCTTTGATCGCCCCGGTTGGCATCCCTCGGTACAGTATCAGCAGGTCAAAATTACCGTTGGCCGCCCCCTTTGGATCACCCCCGAAACCCGCCAACAGTACCACGGTCGCGCCGGAGTCCGCCTCGCGAAAACCCTCACCCGCACCTGTCATGCAGAAATCGCCCAACTGTTGCATGATAGTTATGCGTGA